A stretch of Bifidobacterium sp. ESL0704 DNA encodes these proteins:
- a CDS encoding alpha-mannosidase yields MFLKPQQQLDRCSRVMRQRVRPHIHPVLEPCGVRAFDIPGEPMPSGEFFDRLAAGSIDFKPFKMGSPWGTTWGTVWFEITGHVPVRGGSLDAAADKEAERPVELMLDLGWYDHSPGGHIEGMVYRSDGTIVKAVHPKNFWVRLVEADGTADVDVADDGSFTLYLEAACNPLLLGVPPFIETNLGEKATGKPEEQYVFRSANVCAFDAQMEDYWLDLDVVSMLMGQADKDSPRYWQLAKALQRSLNVYDEQVPGSVVTAREALQGVLSKRANASAMEVSAVGHAHIDSAWLWPVRETRRKVARTVSNTLALMNQDPDYIYAMSSAQQYAWLEQDHPDLFEQVKERVAQGRFIPVGGMWVEADGMVPTGESLIRQISYGQRYFSSRFGVRPDGVWLPDSFGYNGSWPQIARRAGYKWFLTQKISWSDTTKFPHHSFMWEGIDGTRIFTHFPPSDTYAAWTTVEELTHAEKNFQDKDFADKSILLYGWGDGGGGPTREMLGHLHRYEDLEGVSRVRLEAPDTFFKAAHAQLEENAGPEMPVWHGELYLELHRATLTSQQDMKRGCRQEESLLRVTEYLCAAASLEAASAGYVYPREELDSIWKTLLLNQFHDILPGSGIAWVHREAREQYQRDMSRLKVLIAKAAEALKQARPDLPVAHQAAIAQYRADGTSWQVLPAAGGDERSGGNDGTQSVSLQRSDSGSIVLDNGLLKARIESDGSVSSLVDLQAHRELVPQGTRLGLYELLKDEPSVYDAWEIERDALLCAHAIEGGRITSAEVDGRNAANVHVKLVFSHSAIDTDIVLKPGATRLDFRASVDWHERERFLKVDMPVALALPCARYDCQYGWVERPVIKNDASDEAKYESCTHRYVRLNEGDYGVAVVNASTYGCDASPIHGDPAQDRANGTMLRLSLLESPVFPDPHEDMGSHEFAWSIVADATMARTIEAAAQINALPLADIPAIEPLVSLKNVKGTPVIDWIKLADDGSGDLIARLYEASGATASATLSVAAPLSDATVKETDALETDDLADDLPVCLAGTQSAQDAAISLRPFEMATLRFHKER; encoded by the coding sequence ATGTTCCTGAAACCGCAGCAGCAATTGGATCGATGCTCTCGAGTGATGCGCCAGAGGGTGCGGCCACATATTCACCCCGTACTTGAGCCTTGCGGCGTACGCGCTTTCGACATTCCAGGCGAACCGATGCCTTCGGGTGAATTTTTCGACCGCCTCGCCGCCGGCAGCATCGATTTCAAACCGTTCAAGATGGGGTCGCCTTGGGGCACGACCTGGGGCACGGTCTGGTTCGAGATCACCGGCCATGTTCCGGTGCGGGGCGGAAGCCTCGACGCAGCTGCTGACAAAGAGGCCGAACGCCCTGTCGAACTGATGCTCGATTTGGGCTGGTACGACCATTCGCCGGGCGGCCATATCGAAGGCATGGTCTATCGCTCCGATGGCACCATCGTCAAAGCGGTGCATCCCAAGAACTTCTGGGTGCGGCTTGTCGAAGCCGATGGCACGGCCGACGTTGATGTGGCTGACGACGGCTCGTTCACGCTGTATCTGGAAGCGGCCTGCAACCCGCTGCTGCTTGGCGTGCCGCCCTTCATCGAAACGAATCTGGGGGAGAAGGCCACCGGCAAACCTGAAGAACAGTATGTGTTCCGCAGTGCCAACGTCTGCGCCTTCGACGCCCAGATGGAGGATTACTGGCTCGATCTCGACGTGGTGAGCATGCTGATGGGCCAGGCTGACAAGGATTCGCCGCGCTATTGGCAGCTGGCCAAGGCGTTGCAGCGTTCGCTCAACGTCTATGATGAGCAGGTGCCGGGTTCCGTGGTGACGGCCCGGGAGGCGTTGCAAGGAGTGCTTTCCAAACGGGCGAACGCCTCGGCGATGGAGGTCAGTGCCGTGGGCCACGCCCATATCGATTCGGCATGGCTCTGGCCGGTACGCGAGACCCGGCGCAAGGTGGCCCGAACCGTCAGCAACACGTTGGCGTTGATGAACCAGGACCCGGACTATATCTATGCGATGAGCTCGGCGCAGCAGTATGCCTGGCTTGAGCAGGACCATCCCGACCTCTTCGAACAGGTCAAAGAACGCGTGGCGCAAGGACGGTTCATCCCCGTTGGCGGCATGTGGGTGGAGGCCGATGGCATGGTGCCCACCGGGGAATCGCTGATCCGTCAGATCTCCTATGGCCAACGCTATTTCAGCTCGCGCTTCGGCGTTCGCCCGGACGGGGTGTGGCTGCCTGACAGCTTCGGCTACAACGGTTCCTGGCCGCAGATCGCGCGACGTGCGGGCTACAAGTGGTTCCTGACCCAGAAGATATCTTGGAGCGACACCACGAAGTTCCCGCATCACAGCTTCATGTGGGAAGGTATCGACGGCACGCGTATCTTCACGCACTTCCCGCCTTCGGATACGTATGCGGCCTGGACCACCGTCGAAGAGCTGACCCACGCCGAAAAGAACTTCCAAGACAAGGATTTCGCCGACAAGTCGATTCTGCTCTACGGCTGGGGCGACGGCGGCGGCGGGCCGACCCGTGAGATGCTCGGTCATCTGCACCGCTACGAGGATCTGGAGGGTGTCTCCCGTGTCAGGCTTGAGGCCCCGGACACCTTCTTCAAGGCTGCCCACGCCCAGTTGGAAGAGAATGCAGGTCCTGAGATGCCGGTCTGGCACGGTGAGCTGTACCTGGAATTGCACCGGGCTACATTGACCAGCCAGCAGGACATGAAACGCGGTTGCCGGCAGGAGGAATCCTTGCTACGTGTCACGGAGTATCTGTGTGCTGCCGCGTCGCTGGAAGCCGCTTCGGCCGGATATGTGTATCCACGCGAAGAGCTTGATTCAATCTGGAAGACGCTGCTGCTGAACCAGTTCCACGACATCCTTCCGGGTTCCGGCATCGCTTGGGTGCACCGCGAGGCGCGTGAGCAATATCAGCGTGACATGTCGCGCCTGAAGGTGCTGATCGCCAAGGCGGCGGAAGCGTTGAAACAGGCTCGGCCGGATCTGCCGGTGGCTCATCAGGCCGCCATAGCGCAGTACAGGGCTGATGGGACTTCATGGCAGGTACTTCCTGCGGCTGGCGGCGACGAGCGATCCGGCGGTAACGATGGCACTCAGTCCGTCAGCCTGCAGCGCAGCGATTCCGGCAGCATCGTTCTCGACAACGGCCTGCTCAAAGCGCGTATCGAATCCGACGGTTCGGTATCGTCGTTGGTCGATCTGCAGGCGCACAGGGAATTGGTGCCGCAGGGCACGCGTCTGGGCCTCTATGAGTTGCTGAAGGACGAGCCTTCCGTCTATGACGCCTGGGAGATCGAACGTGACGCGTTGCTGTGTGCGCACGCCATCGAAGGCGGGCGCATTACAAGCGCCGAGGTGGACGGCCGTAACGCTGCCAACGTCCATGTCAAACTTGTCTTCTCGCATAGCGCTATCGACACTGACATCGTTTTGAAGCCTGGCGCCACGCGTCTCGACTTCCGTGCCAGCGTCGATTGGCATGAACGCGAGCGTTTCCTTAAGGTCGATATGCCGGTGGCGTTGGCCCTGCCTTGCGCCCGATATGACTGCCAATACGGTTGGGTCGAGCGTCCGGTGATCAAGAACGACGCCAGTGACGAGGCCAAATACGAAAGCTGCACCCATCGTTACGTCCGTTTGAACGAGGGCGACTATGGAGTGGCGGTCGTCAATGCGTCCACCTACGGCTGCGATGCCTCCCCGATTCACGGCGACCCTGCGCAAGACCGGGCCAACGGCACCATGCTGCGGCTTTCCCTGTTGGAATCCCCGGTATTTCCCGATCCGCACGAAGACATGGGAAGCCATGAGTTTGCCTGGTCGATCGTAGCGGACGCCACCATGGCTCGCACCATTGAAGCCGCGGCGCAAATCAACGCGTTGCCGCTGGCCGACATTCCTGCGATCGAACCGTTGGTGAGCTTGAAGAACGTCAAGGGCACGCCGGTCATCGATTGGATCAAGCTGGCCGACGACGGTTCCGGCGACCTGATTGCAAGGCTTTATGAAGCATCGGGAGCCACGGCCAGTGCGACACTGAGCGTCGCCGCGCCATTGAGCGATGCCACCGTAAAAGAAACCGACGCTCTTGAAACGGACGATCTGGCCGATGACCTGCCGGTCTGCCTCGCCGGCACGCAGTCGGCGCAGGATGCCGCAATCAGCCTCCGACCCTTTGAGATGGCCACATTGCGTTTTCACAAGGAAAGGTAA
- a CDS encoding glycoside hydrolase family 38 C-terminal domain-containing protein, with protein sequence MFLVPDHELSRCDRVLQQRLDPHIHSVLCHCTLRSAANPGEPEPYRQFLDRARYGQVDFKPFAVPGLWGTTWGTTWFEVKGHIDLAEAKGRKVELVADLGWLDNRGPGFQSEGLVYTADGTAIKAVNPRNSWVPLIDTDGSKHVDIDANGDFVVYLEAAANPFVEGPTPYSPTPLGEGPTGKPDEPYTLRRMDVCVFNQDLYDYHADLEVVSSLIRQLKDDDPRYWQLAKALQRSLNIYDERDLAGTVAPARAELADVLSRRATPSSVKHTAVAHAHIDSAWLWPVRETRRKVARTVANVLAMMDEDPDFKYAMSSAQQYAWLEQEHPDLFKRMQSRIKEGRFIPVGGMWVESDGMVPAGESLIRQITFGQRYYKEHLGVAAKGVWLPDSFGYTGSWPQIARRAGFEWFLTQKISWNDTTKFPHHSFIWQGIDGTGILTHFPPADTYDSPVEVKDVIYSQKNYLDKDLSDHAILLYGFGDGGGGPTREMNSRIRRMRDLEGVPQIDFGTPDELYGKIRHDIVDDARGETPIYRGELYLELHRATLTAQQDMKRGCRQEESVLRVVEYLCAAASIKNPRYVYPREQLDKIWQTLLLNQFHDILPGSALAWAERQAREEYQRDIRALYVIADQAAAAIHEACPQLPVVRDAVVLPVEVGSEAQANWAVVSRCRAHGVGNVWKDRVADLPAGDVQLAAVANDEVEDVGSSSAMTLERHDDGSATLSNGLLTVTVESDGTVSSMVDERTGRELVAAGARLGRYELLRDEPYQWDAWDIHRDAFLMANGLDDSKLVDVAKRDSDGALVATLKAHGAGVDIDTHVILHAGARSLDFEVGVDWHTQERFLKVDLPLSLDVRHAQYEAQYGMVERPVQKNSRSDEAKFESCTHRFVRLAESGYAAAVVNATTYGSDVSPIGNVTGDNTAASIDAVSVPSRGTMVRLSLLSAPLYPDPHTDQGHHEFAWSVVADASVERTLAEASRLNAPSFAAIPAFDSLASIDCGKGSIVLDWMKMADDGSGDLILRLYEPAGGQASGTLHVCDELAEGMVCEVGELEDGESLPADLPRAVDGQVPAQGACLSFQSFEQATLRISR encoded by the coding sequence ATGTTCCTTGTTCCCGACCACGAGCTTTCACGCTGCGACCGTGTGCTGCAGCAACGCCTTGATCCCCATATCCATTCCGTTCTCTGCCACTGCACACTGCGAAGTGCCGCCAACCCGGGCGAGCCCGAGCCGTATCGGCAATTCCTCGACCGCGCCCGTTACGGGCAGGTCGATTTCAAGCCGTTTGCGGTTCCCGGGCTCTGGGGCACGACGTGGGGGACGACGTGGTTCGAAGTGAAGGGGCATATCGACCTTGCCGAGGCAAAGGGACGGAAAGTCGAGCTGGTCGCCGATCTTGGATGGCTCGATAATCGCGGTCCCGGTTTCCAATCCGAAGGTCTTGTCTACACGGCCGACGGCACGGCGATCAAAGCCGTGAACCCGCGCAATAGCTGGGTTCCGTTGATCGATACCGATGGCAGCAAACATGTCGATATCGACGCGAACGGCGATTTCGTCGTCTATCTCGAAGCCGCGGCGAACCCGTTTGTGGAAGGTCCGACGCCGTATTCGCCCACCCCGCTCGGCGAAGGCCCGACCGGCAAACCTGACGAGCCCTACACGCTGCGTCGGATGGACGTCTGTGTGTTCAATCAAGACCTGTACGACTATCACGCCGATCTCGAGGTCGTCTCGTCCCTGATCCGTCAGCTGAAGGACGACGATCCGCGTTACTGGCAGCTTGCCAAGGCGCTGCAGCGTTCGCTCAATATTTACGACGAACGTGACCTGGCAGGCACCGTGGCTCCGGCGCGTGCCGAACTCGCCGATGTCCTTTCGCGTCGTGCCACGCCGTCCAGCGTCAAGCACACCGCTGTCGCCCACGCGCATATCGATTCCGCATGGCTCTGGCCGGTGCGCGAGACCAGGCGCAAGGTGGCCCGGACCGTGGCCAACGTGCTGGCGATGATGGACGAGGACCCCGATTTCAAGTACGCGATGAGTTCGGCCCAGCAATACGCCTGGCTTGAACAGGAACACCCGGATCTCTTCAAACGCATGCAGTCGCGCATCAAAGAAGGCCGGTTCATCCCGGTCGGCGGCATGTGGGTCGAATCCGACGGCATGGTGCCGGCGGGGGAGTCCCTGATTCGCCAGATCACTTTCGGACAGCGTTACTATAAGGAGCATCTGGGAGTGGCCGCCAAAGGCGTATGGCTGCCCGACAGCTTCGGCTACACCGGCTCCTGGCCGCAGATCGCGCGTCGTGCCGGCTTCGAGTGGTTCTTGACGCAGAAGATCTCGTGGAACGACACCACCAAGTTCCCGCATCATTCCTTTATCTGGCAGGGCATCGACGGCACGGGCATCCTTACCCACTTCCCTCCGGCCGACACCTACGATTCACCGGTGGAAGTCAAGGATGTCATCTATTCGCAGAAGAACTATCTCGACAAGGATCTTTCCGACCACGCCATCCTGCTCTACGGATTCGGCGACGGAGGCGGCGGTCCCACCCGCGAGATGAACAGCCGCATCCGACGCATGCGCGATCTCGAAGGCGTGCCGCAGATCGATTTTGGCACCCCCGATGAGCTCTATGGCAAGATTCGCCACGACATCGTCGACGATGCTCGAGGAGAGACGCCGATCTATCGCGGCGAGCTTTACCTCGAGCTGCATCGGGCCACGTTGACCGCGCAACAAGACATGAAACGCGGCTGCCGGCAGGAGGAATCGGTGCTGCGCGTGGTCGAATACCTGTGTGCCGCCGCGAGCATCAAGAATCCGCGCTATGTCTATCCGCGTGAGCAGTTGGACAAGATCTGGCAAACGCTGCTTTTGAATCAGTTCCACGACATCCTGCCCGGCTCGGCGCTCGCATGGGCCGAACGTCAGGCCCGCGAGGAATACCAGCGTGATATCCGGGCGCTGTATGTCATCGCCGATCAGGCCGCGGCCGCGATTCACGAGGCTTGCCCGCAGCTGCCTGTGGTCCGTGACGCCGTCGTGCTGCCCGTAGAAGTCGGGTCCGAGGCACAGGCGAATTGGGCTGTTGTCTCCAGGTGCCGCGCACATGGCGTCGGTAACGTCTGGAAGGACCGTGTTGCGGACCTGCCCGCCGGCGACGTCCAGCTTGCTGCCGTAGCGAACGACGAGGTCGAGGATGTCGGTTCGTCATCGGCCATGACGCTCGAACGTCACGACGATGGCTCGGCCACGCTTTCCAATGGATTGCTCACCGTAACTGTCGAATCCGATGGCACGGTCTCCTCGATGGTTGACGAGCGTACCGGACGTGAGCTCGTTGCCGCCGGCGCCAGGTTGGGCCGCTACGAGCTGCTGCGCGATGAACCATATCAGTGGGACGCCTGGGATATCCATCGTGACGCTTTCCTGATGGCCAATGGCCTGGACGATTCCAAGCTGGTGGACGTCGCCAAGCGGGACTCCGACGGTGCTCTCGTGGCCACACTCAAGGCGCACGGTGCAGGCGTGGATATCGACACGCATGTCATTCTGCATGCCGGTGCCCGTAGCCTTGATTTCGAGGTCGGCGTCGACTGGCACACGCAGGAACGTTTCCTCAAGGTCGACCTGCCGCTTTCGCTCGATGTGCGTCATGCCCAGTACGAGGCACAGTACGGCATGGTCGAACGCCCGGTGCAGAAGAACTCGCGCAGCGACGAGGCCAAGTTCGAAAGCTGCACCCACCGCTTCGTGCGCCTTGCCGAATCCGGTTACGCCGCCGCCGTGGTCAACGCGACCACCTATGGCTCCGATGTCAGCCCGATCGGCAACGTCACCGGCGACAACACGGCTGCTTCGATCGATGCGGTGAGCGTTCCGAGTCGCGGCACCATGGTGCGTCTTTCGCTGCTTTCCGCTCCGCTGTACCCCGATCCGCACACCGACCAGGGCCATCATGAATTCGCATGGAGCGTGGTGGCCGACGCAAGTGTCGAGCGTACGCTGGCCGAGGCCTCGCGCCTTAATGCTCCGAGCTTCGCTGCAATTCCGGCCTTTGATTCGTTGGCGTCGATTGATTGCGGCAAGGGCAGCATCGTGCTCGACTGGATGAAGATGGCCGATGACGGGAGCGGAGACCTGATCCTGCGTCTCTACGAGCCGGCAGGTGGCCAGGCGAGCGGTACGTTGCACGTGTGCGACGAGTTGGCCGAGGGCATGGTTTGCGAGGTCGGCGAGCTGGAGGACGGCGAATCATTGCCCGCCGATCTGCCCAGGGCCGTCGACGGGCAGGTGCCCGCGCAAGGCGCATGCTTGTCGTTCCAGTCTTTCGAGCAGGCGACGTTGCGCATCAGCAGGTGA
- a CDS encoding sugar ABC transporter permease, translated as MTDVDIISVEPEASASGSAGPRQHAKGGQAAKRKPRSGRSSLTTKLAPYLFVLPAFLVVFIFVVLAALNTFRLAFTDSTLLRPGKFIGLQNFVAIFHDEYFLTALLNSSLYVVCVVPFMVILPLILANLVRGNSRIMGFFRTSFYTPVVMSAVVVGMIWTNLLDSKGLINSLLQTFHLIKTPIPFLTDRWLILFSSMFVTIWLGLGYYMVIYMTALANIDDSLYEAASLDGAGPVRQFISVTMPGVRSTIVLIMMLSTIAAFRVFNEIYVLTNGTAGPGGEDITMSMLIQQQGTGIQARTGYASALSLIVLVVVGAMLIIQQIIQSRGQD; from the coding sequence ATGACGGACGTCGATATCATCTCTGTTGAGCCGGAGGCTTCAGCCTCCGGCTCGGCCGGGCCCCGGCAGCATGCCAAGGGCGGGCAAGCGGCAAAGAGGAAGCCTCGTTCCGGTCGTTCCTCATTGACCACCAAGCTTGCCCCGTATCTCTTCGTACTTCCGGCCTTTCTTGTTGTTTTCATCTTTGTCGTGCTTGCGGCCCTCAACACGTTCCGGTTGGCGTTTACCGACTCGACGTTGCTCAGGCCGGGCAAGTTCATCGGTTTGCAGAATTTCGTCGCGATATTCCATGACGAGTACTTCCTGACGGCATTGCTCAACTCCTCGCTTTATGTGGTGTGCGTCGTGCCGTTCATGGTCATCCTTCCCCTCATCCTCGCTAATCTCGTTCGCGGCAATTCAAGGATCATGGGATTCTTCCGCACCTCCTTCTACACGCCTGTGGTGATGAGCGCGGTGGTCGTCGGCATGATCTGGACCAATCTTCTGGACTCCAAGGGTCTGATCAACTCGCTGTTGCAGACCTTCCACCTGATCAAGACGCCGATTCCGTTTTTGACCGACCGCTGGCTGATCCTCTTCTCTTCGATGTTCGTCACGATCTGGCTGGGCCTTGGCTATTACATGGTCATCTACATGACGGCCCTTGCCAACATCGATGATTCCCTCTATGAAGCGGCCTCGCTCGACGGAGCCGGACCGGTGCGCCAGTTCATCTCGGTGACCATGCCGGGCGTGCGCTCGACGATCGTGCTGATCATGATGCTTTCCACCATTGCGGCGTTCCGTGTGTTCAACGAAATCTACGTGTTGACCAACGGCACGGCGGGGCCGGGCGGCGAGGACATCACGATGTCGATGCTCATTCAGCAGCAGGGCACCGGGATCCAGGCCCGTACCGGCTATGCCAGCGCGTTGTCGCTGATCGTGCTGGTCGTGGTCGGCGCCATGCTGATCATTCAGCAGATTATCCAGAGCAGGGGGCAGGACTGA
- a CDS encoding sugar ABC transporter substrate-binding protein, with the protein MFSLKKTIAITAAAATLFSVAACGGQSDSKDANGKTEVSFQTWNLKNDKYTPYFKSLIASYEKANPDVTIKWIDQPSDNYEQKLSADAAANSLPDIIDAGPSLMYGLAKAGALLNLSKEDSAAQKNFYPGAWDAVTFKGNGVETGAYGYPWYVNDGPMYYNTQLMQQCGLDPNKLPTTWDDYFGQADTMVKSGCGAYMSTMLGGAVDDYASHGVKIMNKDHTKYTFNTDKAVEHLQKFVDLYKNKGIPSEALSAQWSQQGEFFQKGSIIAMGGSAYQVADFKQNSPDLVKHLAVGPKITDEGRSATVSYEMLAVSSQTKHKQAAMKFAQFVTNKKNQLEFAKKSSTFPSSKGGLEDPYYTKLDTSTLEGKALSITLKEVKDGYSCRPAEFTDANGKVYLQQQAALALQGKQTAKQALDKSVKYADEKLK; encoded by the coding sequence ATGTTTTCTCTGAAGAAGACCATCGCCATCACCGCTGCCGCAGCCACGTTGTTCTCTGTCGCGGCCTGCGGAGGACAGTCCGATAGCAAGGATGCGAACGGAAAGACCGAGGTTTCTTTCCAGACATGGAACCTCAAGAACGACAAGTACACGCCGTATTTCAAGTCGTTGATCGCCAGTTATGAGAAGGCCAACCCCGATGTCACCATCAAGTGGATCGATCAGCCTTCCGATAACTATGAACAGAAGCTCTCCGCCGATGCGGCAGCCAACTCGTTGCCCGATATCATCGATGCGGGCCCATCGCTGATGTACGGCCTCGCCAAGGCCGGTGCCCTGCTCAATCTGAGCAAGGAGGATTCGGCGGCCCAGAAGAATTTCTATCCCGGCGCATGGGATGCCGTCACCTTCAAGGGCAATGGCGTTGAGACCGGTGCCTATGGCTATCCTTGGTATGTCAATGACGGCCCTATGTATTACAACACTCAGCTGATGCAGCAGTGCGGACTCGATCCGAACAAGCTGCCCACAACCTGGGACGATTATTTCGGCCAGGCCGACACGATGGTCAAGAGCGGGTGCGGTGCCTATATGTCCACCATGCTCGGCGGTGCGGTCGATGACTATGCCTCCCATGGCGTCAAGATCATGAACAAGGACCACACCAAGTACACGTTCAACACCGACAAGGCCGTTGAGCATCTGCAGAAGTTCGTCGACCTGTACAAGAACAAGGGCATTCCTTCCGAAGCGCTCAGCGCGCAGTGGTCGCAGCAGGGCGAGTTCTTCCAGAAGGGTTCCATCATCGCGATGGGCGGCAGCGCCTATCAGGTGGCCGATTTCAAGCAGAATTCCCCGGACCTGGTCAAGCACCTCGCGGTCGGCCCGAAGATCACCGACGAAGGCCGTTCCGCCACGGTCTCCTATGAGATGCTCGCGGTAAGCTCCCAGACCAAGCACAAGCAGGCCGCCATGAAGTTCGCGCAGTTCGTGACCAACAAGAAGAACCAGCTCGAGTTCGCCAAGAAGTCCAGCACGTTCCCGTCCAGCAAGGGCGGCCTTGAAGATCCGTACTACACCAAGCTCGACACCAGCACTCTGGAAGGCAAGGCCCTCTCGATCACGCTGAAAGAGGTCAAGGACGGCTATTCCTGCCGTCCAGCCGAGTTCACCGACGCCAATGGCAAGGTCTATCTTCAGCAGCAGGCGGCTCTCGCCCTGCAAGGCAAGCAGACCGCCAAGCAGGCGCTGGACAAGTCTGTCAAGTACGCTGACGAGAAGTTGAAGTAA